A region from the Equus asinus isolate D_3611 breed Donkey chromosome 3, EquAss-T2T_v2, whole genome shotgun sequence genome encodes:
- the LOC106824879 gene encoding LOW QUALITY PROTEIN: olfactory receptor 2T7-like (The sequence of the model RefSeq protein was modified relative to this genomic sequence to represent the inferred CDS: deleted 2 bases in 1 codon; substituted 1 base at 1 genomic stop codon), producing MLTLSSWACSGTPVSLGFFAIILLVFVISIASNSIMIILIHIDPRLHTPMYFLLSQLSLMDILYISTIVPKMLVDQMVGQRAIYFAGCTAQHFLYLTLAGAEFFLLGLMSYDXYVAICNPLHYPVLMNHKICLLIVVAAWLGGSIDGFLLTPVTMQFPFCASWEINHFFCEVPALLKLSCVDTSAYETAMYVCCIMMLLIPFSVISASYTKILITVYRMSEAEGRRKAVATCSSHMVVVSLFYGAAMYTYVLPHSYHTPEQDKAVSAFYTILTPLLNPLIYSLRNKDVTGALEKAPGRCLCSGGVITF from the exons ATGCTGACTTTGTCCTCCTGGGCTTGTTCAGGAACTCCAGTTTCCCTTGGCTTC TTTGCCATCATCCTCCTGGTCTTTGTGATCTCCATAGCCAGCAACAGTATCATGATCATTCTCATCCACATAGACCCCCgcctccacacccccatgtacttcctgctcagCCAGCTCTCTCTCATGGACATCCTGTACATTTCCACCATTGTGCCCAAGATGCTGGTTGACCAGATGGTGGGCCAGAGGGCCATTTACTTTGCAGGATGCACTGCCCAGCACTTCCTCTACTTGACTTTGGCAGGAGCTGAGTTCTTCCTCCTAGGACTCATGTCCTATGACTGATATGTTGCCATCTGCAACCCACTGCACTATCCTGTCCTCATGAACCACAAAATCTGCTTGTTGATTGTGGTGGCAGCTTGGCTAGGAGGTTCCATAGATGGCTTTCTGCTCACCCCAGTCACCATGCAGTTCCCTTTCTGTGCCTCTTGGGAAATCAACCACTTCTTTTGTGAGGTCCCTGCCCTTCTGAAGCTCTCCTGTGTGGACACATCAGCGTATGAGACAGCCATGTATGTATGTTGCATCATGATGCTCCTCATCCCTTTCTCTGTTATCTCAGCCTCTTACACAAAGATTCTCATCACTGTTTATAGgatgagtgaggcagagggaaggcGAAAGGCAGTGGCCACTTGTTCCTCACACATGGTAGTTGTCAGTCTCTTCTATGGGGCTGCCATGTACACCTATGTACTGCCTCACTCTTACCATACCCCTGAGCAGGACAAGGCTGTGTCTGCCTTTTACACTATCCTGACTCCCTTGCTCAATCCACTCATTTATAGCCTTAGGAACAAGGATGTAACAGGGGCCCTAGagaaggctccagggagatgctTGTGCTCAGGAGGGGTAATCACCTTCTAA